In a genomic window of Demequina muriae:
- the galK gene encoding galactokinase yields the protein MNEQVTVMENAFAQAFGRRPDGVWSAPGRVNLIGEHTDYNHGFVLPFAIDRRTVAAVGLRDDRVLRVRSTFTDEEASLAIDDLAPQAMAGWSAYVLGVAWALADAGHDLAGASGLDILIDSRVPVGAGLSSSAAIECAVAVAFNDLWELDLSPLDLARIGRIAENKAVGAPTGLLDQAASMLGREDHGVFLDCDTEEAEPVALHLREEGLEILVMDSRVEHEHATGGYRDRRESCEKGAAAMGVATLRELSEADLDRASAVLDDETYRRVRHIVTENARVVETVRTLDEGGPRAIGALLDASQASMRDDFEITVPEIDLACATAVAHGAIGARMTGGGFGGSSIAVVPADAREAIEAAVTAALSAAGLREPHLFTVTPSQGARRDV from the coding sequence ATGAACGAGCAGGTCACCGTCATGGAGAACGCGTTCGCGCAGGCCTTCGGACGGCGCCCCGACGGGGTGTGGTCGGCCCCCGGTCGCGTGAACCTCATCGGCGAGCACACCGACTACAACCACGGATTCGTGCTCCCGTTCGCGATCGATCGCCGCACGGTCGCCGCCGTCGGCCTCCGAGACGACCGCGTGCTGCGGGTCCGCTCCACCTTCACGGACGAGGAGGCGTCACTCGCGATCGACGACCTTGCGCCGCAGGCCATGGCCGGGTGGAGCGCCTACGTGCTCGGGGTCGCCTGGGCTCTGGCGGACGCCGGTCACGACCTCGCCGGTGCGTCCGGCCTGGACATCCTCATCGACTCGCGCGTGCCGGTGGGCGCGGGGCTGTCATCCTCCGCCGCGATCGAGTGCGCGGTGGCCGTCGCCTTCAACGACCTGTGGGAGCTGGACCTGTCCCCGCTGGACCTCGCGCGCATCGGCCGCATTGCCGAGAACAAGGCGGTGGGCGCACCGACCGGACTGCTGGATCAGGCCGCGTCGATGCTCGGCCGTGAGGACCACGGCGTGTTCCTGGACTGCGACACCGAGGAGGCCGAGCCCGTCGCCCTGCATCTGCGCGAGGAGGGCCTCGAGATCCTCGTCATGGACTCCCGCGTGGAGCACGAGCACGCCACCGGCGGCTACCGCGACCGTCGCGAGTCGTGCGAGAAGGGCGCCGCCGCCATGGGCGTCGCGACGCTGCGCGAGCTGTCCGAGGCCGACCTCGACCGCGCATCGGCCGTCCTCGACGACGAGACCTACCGCCGCGTGCGCCACATCGTCACCGAGAATGCCCGGGTGGTCGAGACGGTCCGCACCCTCGACGAGGGCGGACCCCGCGCGATCGGCGCCCTGCTGGATGCCTCTCAGGCCTCGATGCGCGACGACTTCGAGATCACGGTGCCCGAGATCGACCTGGCGTGCGCCACGGCCGTCGCCCATGGCGCCATCGGTGCGCGTATGACCGGCGGCGGGTTCGGCGGGTCGTCCATCGCGGTGGTTCCGGCCGATGCGCGCGAGGCCATCGAGGCGGCCGTCACCGCTGCGCTGTCCGCGGCAGGTCTGCGCGAGCCCCACCTCTTCACCGTCACCCCGTCTCAGGGCGCGCGCCGCGACGTCTGA
- the galE gene encoding UDP-glucose 4-epimerase GalE, translated as MAWMVTGGAGYIGAHVVRALASAGIDPVVLDDLSSGFEDFVPAGVPFVRGSVLDTATVAAALREHDVRGVIHCAGYKYAGESVKHPVHTYRQNVEGTGTLLDAMADAGVSQLVFSSSAGVYGTPSQPVVTEDTATTPESPYGESKLVAEWLIRDQVRATADSDAPLRATSLRYFNVVGSGTTEVYDASPHNLFPKVIRAIKAGQPPLIFGDDYDTEDGTCVRDYVHVEDLAHSHVAAARMLDAGRPLAPVYNLGSGDGTSVREIVGSLLEAAGSDLDPVVKPRRPGDPARIVATGELAGDDIEWKMSHTIHEMASSAWKAAPDAD; from the coding sequence ATGGCCTGGATGGTCACCGGAGGAGCCGGATACATCGGTGCGCACGTCGTACGCGCCCTCGCCTCGGCGGGCATCGACCCCGTCGTGCTCGACGACCTGTCGAGCGGCTTCGAGGACTTCGTTCCCGCCGGCGTGCCGTTCGTGCGCGGGTCGGTGCTCGACACCGCGACCGTGGCCGCAGCGCTGCGCGAGCACGACGTCCGCGGCGTCATCCACTGCGCGGGGTACAAGTACGCCGGAGAGTCGGTGAAGCATCCCGTGCACACCTACCGGCAGAACGTGGAGGGCACGGGCACGCTTCTCGACGCGATGGCCGATGCGGGCGTGTCCCAGCTGGTCTTCTCGTCGTCGGCGGGCGTCTACGGCACCCCCTCGCAGCCCGTGGTCACCGAGGACACCGCGACCACGCCCGAGTCTCCTTATGGCGAGTCCAAGCTCGTCGCCGAGTGGCTGATCCGCGATCAGGTGCGTGCCACCGCCGACTCCGATGCGCCGTTGCGGGCCACCAGCCTTCGCTACTTTAACGTCGTGGGCTCCGGCACCACCGAGGTCTACGACGCGTCGCCCCACAACCTGTTCCCCAAGGTCATCCGCGCCATCAAGGCGGGCCAGCCTCCCCTGATCTTTGGCGACGACTACGACACGGAGGACGGCACGTGCGTGCGGGACTACGTGCACGTCGAGGACCTCGCGCACTCGCACGTCGCGGCAGCGCGGATGCTGGACGCGGGCAGGCCGCTCGCGCCCGTGTACAACCTGGGCTCGGGCGATGGCACCTCGGTGCGGGAGATCGTGGGCAGCCTGCTCGAGGCCGCCGGCTCGGACCTCGACCCCGTGGTCAAGCCCCGGCGTCCTGGCGACCCCGCCCGCATCGTCGCCACCGGCGAGCTGGCCGGCGACGACATCGAGTGGAAGATGTCCCACACCATCCACGAGATGGCGTCGAGCGCGTGGAAAGCCGCCCCCGACGCGGACTGA
- the galE gene encoding UDP-glucose 4-epimerase GalE — protein MTWLVTGGAGYIGAHVAHAMVDAGLDVVALDNLSSGRRGFLPDTVPLGWVSVTDQDDVRDVMEENAITGVVHLAAFKYAGESVKRPLHTWRQNLDGTLSVLGAMQDLGIDRIVFSSTAAVYGTPDVDLVTEETPTHPESPYGSSKLAAERAIVEQAAARRSAGAPLRHTALRYFNVVGSSAPGVYDSSPHNLFPLVMDALSRGDAPRIFGTDYDTPDGTCVRDYVHVADVAAAHVVAAQALDSGEDLRTTYNLGSGTGTSVREIVDACIEAAGVDVAPVLTGRRPGDPARIVASGRRASHDLDWRMRHTVRDMVDSAWAAHPAAGGPARG, from the coding sequence ATGACGTGGTTGGTGACAGGCGGAGCGGGCTACATCGGCGCCCACGTGGCCCACGCGATGGTCGACGCGGGCCTCGACGTCGTGGCGCTCGACAACCTCTCGAGCGGACGGCGCGGCTTCCTTCCCGACACCGTGCCGCTCGGCTGGGTGTCGGTGACGGATCAGGATGACGTGCGCGACGTGATGGAGGAGAACGCCATCACGGGCGTGGTACACCTCGCCGCGTTCAAGTACGCCGGGGAGTCCGTCAAGCGCCCGCTGCACACGTGGCGGCAGAATCTTGACGGCACCCTGTCGGTGCTGGGTGCGATGCAGGACCTCGGCATCGACCGCATCGTGTTCTCCTCGACTGCGGCCGTGTACGGCACCCCCGACGTCGATCTCGTCACCGAGGAGACCCCCACGCACCCCGAGTCGCCCTACGGGTCCTCCAAGCTCGCCGCCGAGCGAGCCATCGTCGAACAGGCGGCCGCGCGTCGATCCGCGGGCGCCCCGCTGCGTCACACCGCGCTGCGCTACTTCAACGTCGTGGGTTCGAGCGCGCCGGGGGTCTACGACTCGTCGCCGCACAACCTCTTCCCGCTCGTCATGGACGCGCTGTCTCGCGGCGACGCTCCGCGCATCTTCGGCACGGACTACGACACCCCCGACGGCACGTGCGTGCGTGACTACGTGCACGTGGCGGACGTCGCCGCGGCCCATGTGGTCGCCGCCCAGGCTCTCGACAGCGGCGAGGACCTGCGCACCACGTACAACCTCGGCTCCGGCACGGGCACGTCGGTGCGCGAGATCGTGGACGCGTGCATCGAGGCCGCCGGGGTGGACGTCGCACCCGTGCTCACGGGACGGCGGCCTGGCGATCCGGCGCGCATCGTCGCCTCCGGCAGGCGCGCCTCGCACGATCTCGACTGGAGGATGCGGCACACCGTCCGCGACATGGTGGACTCCGCTTGGGCGGCGCACCCCGCTGCCGGTGGCCCCGCAAGAGGCTGA
- a CDS encoding kynureninase: MTAHPAPADPLEHHLDEFVPGDDLVAYLDGNSLGRPLRSTVESMPRFVRESWGGRLIRGWDEAWLTRAEELGDRIGAACLGAAPGQTIIADSTTVLIFKLLRASIDARPGRDEILIMRDEFPTDRFIVERLAEDHGLTIRWIDAPADAGVTPALVAERLSERTIGALISGVSYRSGWWADMPAVTEAVQSHGALMIWDCSHAVGSVPLELDAWGVDMAVGCSYKYLNGGPGAPAWAYVAARHQPELRNPIPGWLGAREPFAMTTGFSPAPGIRRLVSGTPPILGMLPLADMLSLIERAGITAIRAKSVALTSYAIALVDELIPDALLASPRDSARRGGHLTIDHPNARRAVAQLWGEGVIPDFRHPSGVRIGLSPLSTSFAEVERGVMALATALKATA; encoded by the coding sequence GTGACCGCGCATCCCGCACCTGCCGACCCGCTCGAGCACCACCTCGATGAGTTCGTGCCGGGCGATGACCTCGTCGCCTACCTCGATGGCAACTCGCTGGGGCGCCCCCTGCGCTCCACGGTCGAGTCGATGCCGCGGTTCGTGCGCGAGAGCTGGGGCGGCAGGCTCATCCGGGGCTGGGACGAGGCGTGGCTGACCCGGGCCGAGGAGCTCGGCGACCGCATCGGCGCCGCCTGCCTGGGAGCCGCGCCGGGTCAGACGATCATCGCGGACTCGACGACAGTGCTCATCTTCAAGCTGCTGCGGGCGTCCATCGACGCTCGGCCCGGCCGCGACGAGATCCTCATCATGCGGGACGAGTTCCCCACCGACCGGTTCATCGTCGAGCGGCTCGCCGAGGACCACGGGCTCACGATCCGGTGGATCGACGCACCGGCCGATGCGGGGGTGACGCCCGCGCTCGTCGCGGAGCGCCTGAGCGAGCGGACCATCGGGGCCCTCATCAGCGGGGTCTCGTACCGCAGCGGCTGGTGGGCGGACATGCCCGCCGTGACCGAGGCGGTGCAGTCGCACGGAGCCCTCATGATCTGGGACTGCTCGCACGCGGTCGGCTCGGTTCCTCTCGAGCTCGACGCCTGGGGCGTCGACATGGCGGTCGGATGCTCGTACAAGTACCTGAACGGTGGCCCAGGGGCGCCGGCGTGGGCCTACGTCGCCGCACGTCACCAGCCCGAGCTGCGCAACCCCATCCCCGGCTGGCTGGGCGCCCGCGAGCCGTTCGCGATGACCACCGGATTCTCGCCGGCTCCCGGCATCCGGCGACTCGTGAGCGGAACCCCTCCCATCCTCGGCATGCTGCCGCTCGCCGACATGCTGTCGCTCATCGAGCGCGCAGGAATCACCGCGATCAGGGCCAAGTCGGTGGCGCTCACGTCCTACGCGATCGCCCTCGTCGACGAGCTGATCCCTGACGCGCTGCTCGCGTCTCCTCGTGACTCCGCACGCCGCGGCGGTCACCTCACGATCGACCACCCGAATGCGCGCCGGGCCGTCGCGCAGCTCTGGGGCGAGGGCGTGATCCCCGACTTCCGGCACCCGAGCGGCGTCCGCATCGGCCTGTCGCCGCTCAGCACCTCGTTCGCCGAGGTCGAGCGTGGAGTCATGGCTCTCGCCACCGCACTCAAGGCGACAGCGTGA
- a CDS encoding RidA family protein: MRINHGSDGPFEEIYGYSRAVRVGQHVAVAGTCARDDALVGDAYAQAADALGIIERALAEVGAELADVVRTVAYVTDIRDMEKVAAAHRAVFADVRPAATLVEVSRLADPRYLVEIQADAIVTDAADSA, from the coding sequence ATGAGGATCAACCACGGCTCGGACGGGCCTTTCGAAGAGATCTACGGCTACTCCCGTGCGGTGCGGGTGGGCCAGCACGTCGCCGTGGCCGGCACCTGCGCCCGTGACGACGCCCTCGTGGGCGACGCGTACGCCCAGGCGGCCGATGCGCTCGGCATCATCGAGCGCGCGCTCGCCGAGGTGGGGGCGGAGCTGGCAGACGTGGTGCGGACCGTCGCCTATGTGACCGACATCCGCGACATGGAGAAGGTGGCAGCGGCGCATCGGGCCGTCTTCGCGGACGTCCGGCCTGCGGCGACCCTGGTCGAGGTGAGCCGACTGGCCGACCCGCGCTACCTGGTGGAGATCCAGGCCGATGCGATCGTCACCGACGCGGCGGACTCGGCCTGA
- a CDS encoding metallopeptidase family protein — protein MVEMSREEFESAVDDALDMIPERLLDMVDNVVILVEDEPEGDDPDLLGLYDGVALTDRGSEWGLGELPDRIFIFRNPTLRVCEDADHVREEVAVTVVHEIAHHFGIDDDRLHELGWS, from the coding sequence ATGGTCGAGATGTCGCGCGAGGAGTTCGAGTCCGCGGTCGACGACGCCCTCGACATGATCCCCGAGCGGCTGCTCGACATGGTCGACAACGTGGTGATCCTGGTCGAGGACGAGCCAGAGGGCGACGACCCCGACCTGCTGGGCCTGTACGACGGGGTCGCGCTCACCGATCGCGGTTCCGAATGGGGCCTCGGCGAGCTCCCCGACCGGATCTTCATCTTCCGCAACCCGACGCTGCGCGTGTGCGAGGACGCCGATCACGTCCGCGAGGAGGTCGCGGTGACCGTCGTGCACGAGATCGCCCACCACTTCGGCATCGACGACGACCGCCTGCACGAGCTCGGCTGGAGCTGA
- a CDS encoding phage holin family protein, producing the protein MADSKLGKMVINAILGAVAGKWIATIKTEVEVTKVEIKYKSRQLGIGAAFLAIAGALGFFMLLVLIAAAVLAFALILEPWAAALVVAGILLVIIVIFGAAGASKIKKNKDLMPTASIERIKKQL; encoded by the coding sequence ATGGCTGACTCGAAGCTCGGGAAAATGGTCATCAACGCGATCCTCGGCGCTGTCGCCGGCAAGTGGATCGCGACCATCAAGACCGAGGTTGAGGTCACCAAGGTCGAGATCAAGTACAAGAGCCGCCAGCTCGGCATCGGTGCGGCATTCCTCGCGATCGCCGGCGCCCTCGGCTTCTTCATGCTGCTGGTCCTCATCGCGGCGGCCGTCCTCGCGTTCGCGCTCATCCTCGAGCCCTGGGCCGCAGCGCTCGTGGTCGCCGGCATCCTGCTCGTGATCATCGTGATCTTCGGAGCGGCGGGTGCGAGCAAGATCAAGAAGAACAAGGACCTCATGCCCACCGCCTCGATCGAGCGGATCAAGAAGCAGCTGTAG
- a CDS encoding DMT family transporter encodes MSHASDVPLKAWLPYFLGVSAAWGSSFLFIEVALDEFTPIQVALGRLVCGAAVLIVLAVSMRAVPRLTWRMTGALLAVGVFMSGLPFILIPLAQQHVTSILASLLNATTPLWTALFVALLIPTERVNRAQLVGLVIGALGIAVLLGAWRVEDFPALGAAFMLGATACYGIGSTLSRVLLNRIQASPVGLSAVQITLSMLIIAPVALATPAPGPAAFELSSAAMWSLIALGVTGTSFAYVWFWKIVKAAGATTAASVTYAVPVIATALGILVLGEQLHWYEPVGAAVVMAGVWLAQRRPRPRPEVVQELTGSAV; translated from the coding sequence GTGAGCCACGCCTCTGACGTTCCTCTGAAGGCCTGGCTGCCGTACTTCCTCGGCGTCTCTGCCGCCTGGGGATCGAGCTTCCTGTTCATCGAGGTGGCGCTCGACGAGTTCACTCCGATTCAGGTGGCGCTGGGCCGGCTCGTCTGCGGCGCGGCAGTCCTGATCGTGCTCGCAGTGTCGATGCGCGCGGTGCCCAGGCTCACCTGGCGCATGACGGGCGCGCTGCTGGCCGTCGGCGTCTTCATGTCCGGGCTGCCGTTCATCCTGATCCCGCTGGCCCAGCAGCACGTCACGTCCATCCTCGCGAGCCTGCTCAACGCCACCACGCCGCTGTGGACCGCGCTCTTCGTCGCGTTGCTGATCCCGACCGAGCGCGTGAATCGTGCGCAGCTGGTGGGTCTCGTCATCGGCGCGCTCGGCATCGCTGTGCTGCTGGGCGCATGGCGCGTGGAGGACTTCCCGGCACTGGGCGCGGCCTTCATGCTGGGCGCCACGGCCTGCTACGGCATCGGATCCACGCTGTCGCGCGTGCTCCTGAACCGCATCCAGGCCTCGCCGGTGGGTCTGTCGGCCGTGCAGATCACGCTCTCGATGCTGATCATCGCCCCGGTGGCGCTCGCCACTCCGGCGCCGGGCCCGGCCGCGTTCGAGCTCAGCTCCGCGGCCATGTGGTCGCTCATCGCGCTGGGCGTCACGGGAACGTCGTTCGCCTACGTGTGGTTCTGGAAGATCGTCAAGGCCGCGGGAGCCACCACCGCAGCGTCGGTCACCTACGCGGTGCCGGTCATCGCGACAGCGCTGGGCATCCTCGTGCTCGGTGAGCAGCTGCACTGGTACGAGCCTGTGGGCGCCGCCGTGGTGATGGCGGGCGTGTGGCTCGCTCAGCGCAGGCCGCGCCCGCGTCCCGAGGTCGTCCAGGAACTCACGGGCTCCGCAGTCTGA
- a CDS encoding methylated-DNA--[protein]-cysteine S-methyltransferase, with translation MTVHPLVTAGFDTPFGDLHVLVSPEDSVVRAAGFRPLRDVAAGLPSVLAARGWEAGEMPHVEHAVDAWLDGDADAVTTVAVDQPGGPFFQEVWAALRSVPGGEVVSYQELAQMAGRPRAMRAVGTACARNGIAPFVPCHRVIQSGGRLGSYGFGGTSVKAAMLEHEGFRVASHSPDASVTVAR, from the coding sequence ATGACCGTCCACCCCCTCGTCACCGCTGGCTTCGACACGCCCTTCGGCGATCTCCATGTCCTGGTGAGCCCGGAGGACTCGGTGGTGCGCGCGGCGGGTTTCCGGCCGCTGCGCGACGTCGCGGCGGGGCTGCCCAGCGTGCTCGCCGCCCGCGGGTGGGAAGCGGGGGAGATGCCTCACGTCGAGCACGCGGTGGACGCGTGGCTGGACGGGGACGCGGACGCCGTCACCACCGTCGCCGTCGACCAACCGGGTGGCCCCTTCTTCCAGGAGGTGTGGGCGGCGCTGCGCTCGGTCCCTGGGGGCGAGGTCGTCTCCTACCAGGAGCTGGCGCAGATGGCGGGGCGGCCGCGCGCGATGCGTGCGGTGGGCACGGCCTGTGCGCGCAACGGCATCGCGCCGTTCGTGCCATGCCACCGGGTGATCCAGTCCGGCGGGCGCCTGGGCAGCTACGGTTTCGGCGGCACGTCGGTCAAGGCGGCCATGCTCGAGCACGAGGGCTTCCGGGTCGCGTCGCACTCGCCCGATGCCTCGGTGACGGTGGCCCGGTGA
- a CDS encoding BldC family transcriptional regulator, whose translation MADTVQEPEKLLTPSEVAAIFRVDPKTVTRWAKVGKLSSIRTLGGHRRFREAEVHALLADAQEQRRP comes from the coding sequence ATGGCTGACACTGTCCAGGAGCCGGAGAAGTTGCTCACACCGAGCGAAGTCGCCGCGATCTTTCGGGTGGACCCGAAGACCGTGACGCGATGGGCGAAGGTCGGCAAGCTCTCCTCCATTCGCACTTTGGGCGGGCACCGCCGCTTCCGCGAGGCGGAGGTTCACGCCCTCCTCGCAGACGCACAGGAGCAGCGCCGCCCGTAG